AAATACCTTCAAAAAAGCCGATATACAAAACCTCCTCCTATCCTCTATCAGATAAGATTATAAATTATTTTATAAAAAATAATATAACTTCTCTCTATTCTCATCAAGCGATTGCTTTTGAAAGGATCTCCAAAGGTAAAAATATAGCTGTTATCACACCCACTGCAAGCGGCAAGACATTGGTCTATAATATCCCTATTTTTCAATCATTGGTGAAAGATCCTTCTTTAAGAGCCTTATATATCTTTCCTCTTAAAGCCCTTGAACAGGATCAATTCAAAATAATGAATGAGCTGAGTTCTGTACTGGACAGAGATATAAAAATTAAGAGTGCTGTATATGATGGTGATACATCTTCATACAAAAGAAAAAAAATTAGGGAAGACCTCCCTCATATTATCATTACAAATCCTGATATGGTTCACTTTGGTCTTCTCCCCTATCATACGAAATGGGAGAGATTTTTCAAGAAACTCCAATATATAGTCATTGATGAGCTTCATACATACAGAGGCATATTCGGCTCCCACGTTGCCCAGGTCATAAGAAGGCTTAACAGGATATGCCAGTTTTATGGCTCGTCACCCCAGTATATTACAAGCTCTGCAACTATATCCAATCCCCAAAACCTTGTGGAAGACCTTACAGGGTTAAAATTTGAGGTGATTATGGAAAATGGGGCGCCTAAATCAGGGGGGCATTTTATATTTATGAATCCAGAGGGAAGTCCCTATACCCTTGCTGCGAAACTATTCAAGGATTGCTTAAATTCCGGACTCAAGACAATCATGTTTACCAAAGCAAGAAAGATAACAGAACTTCTTTATACTTGGGTTATTCAAGATCATTTTGAATTTTCAGATAAAATCAGTTCATACAGGGCTGGTTTTCTTCCGGAGGAGAGGAGGGAGATAGAAGCAAAGCTTTCCTCAGGGGAAATGGAGGGGGTTATTTCCACCAGCGCATTAGAAATGGGGATAGATATTGGTGGATTGGATGTTTGTATTCTTGTCGGGTATCCAGGAACTATAACGAGTACATGGCAACGAAGTGGCAGGGTGGGAAGAAAAGACAGAGAATTTCTAATTATTTTAATCCCTCAGACAGATGCCTTAGACCAATACTTCATCTCTCATCCCAAGGATTTTTTTAAGAGGGGATTTGAAGAGGCTGTTTTAGACCCAAACAATGAGGAGATCATTAAAGAACATCTCGTATGTGCGGCTTCTGAAATACCCCTCAGCTTTTCTGATCCTTTTTTTAACATTAAAAGGTATAAAAAAGAGATAGAAATATTGGAAAAAGAAGGCAAACTCTTGAAAAGTGCCTCTGGCAAAGAATGGTTCTCCTATAAAAATAATCCTCAAAAAGATATTAATATAAGATGCGTTGGCGAAGGCTTTACGATATTTGAAGAAAAGAACAAAAGCCTTGTAGGGAAATTAACAGGAAACAGGGCCTATAGTGAAGGTCATCCAGGGGCGATATACCTTCATAAGGGAAAACAATATCTCATAACGAAATTGGATATTAAACAGAAAAATATTGATGCGAAGGAAGTAGATTTAAATTATTATACTCAACCCCTTTCTGATACAGAAACAGAGATATTAAAATGTATGAAGAGAAAGAGGATAAAAAACTTTTTAATCAATCTTGGCAAGTTAAAGGTGACTGAAAAGATAACAGGGTATGAAAAGAGAAGAATGATTGGGCAAGAAATATTGAGTACTCATCCCCTCGATTTAACAGCGCAGCAGTTTGAGACCATTGGGATATGGATCGAAATAGAAGACAATTTAAAAGATCAAATAGAGAGAGAGAGGCATAATTTTATGGGTACGATTCATGCTGTCGAACACGCCTCCATAGCCATCTTTCCTCTCTTTTCTATGTGTGATCGATACGACATGGGGGGGATATGTTACCCTTTTCATCCTCAAGTCAATAAGGCCTCTATATTCATCTATGACGGATATCCAGGAGGAATAGGATTATCCAAAAAGGGTTTTGAGGTTATAGAAGATTTATTAGTTTCTGCTTTAAGATTAATTGAAGAATGTTCATGTGAAGAGGGTTGCCCGTCTTGTGTTCATTCATCCAAGTGCGGCTCTGGAAATAAACCTCTGGATAAAAAGGGAGCAAAGTTAATCCTTAAAGAACTTTTAGGATTAAAAGGCGATACTCCCCCAGTTCAAAAGGTGACTGAAAAAGAAATTTTCAAACAAGAAAAGAAAAAAGGCTATGATGCAAATCATAAAAATAACAAAAAAATACTTTATTTTGATATTGAGACCCAAAAGAGTGCTGAAGAGGTTGGGGGATGGAATAACAAACATCTGATGCGATTAGCCATTGGTGTCATCTATGATGAGATTGAAGGAGATTATTATACCTATGATGAAAAAAGTGTTCATCAAATGATTGAAAAACTGAAGGGGGCTGGTCTGGTTATCGGGTTTAATATAAAAGGATTTGATTACGCTGTTTTAAAAGGATATACTCCCTTTGACTTTAATCAGATTAAAACAATAGACATATTAGAAGATATCTATCAATATTTGGGATATAGAGTGAGCCTAAGCCACCTAGCACAAAGTACCCTTAATACTGAGAAGATAGGAAATGGACTCTTATCAATAAAATGGTTTAAACAAGGAAATATAAATAAGGTTATAGACTACTGTAAAAAAGACGTGGAACTCACAAGAGAATTATTCAATTTTGGTGTTAAAAATAAATATTTAATATTTGAAAAGAGAGAAAAAGGTCTGGTGAGGATCCCCGTTCAGTGGGATCTTGATAACCTCCTATGAATGTTATCAAAGAAAGAATTGACATTGATGTGGTAGAGATGGTTGAAGGCGACCTGAATGAGGTGTTGGAAATAGAAAAAACATCTTTTTCATCCCCTTGGTCAAAAGAGACCTTTTTAATAGAATTAAAAGAGAACGAATTTTCTCGAATTCTGTTAGCTAAGGCAAAAGACAAAAGTATTTATCGTGGAATCTTGGGATATTGCTGTTATTGGATCATTAGTGATGAAATACACATAACCAATATCGCCATTCATAGTCGATACAGAAGAAGAGGAATTGGAGAACAGCTATTAAGATTTTTAATTAAAGAGGCGATAAAAATAGGGGCCAAGTTAATAACATTAGAGCTAAGAATTTCTAATGTGTCAGCAAGGGCATTATACAAAAAATTGGGTTTTATTCCTGTTGCAATTCGTAAAAAATATTATACGATACCTAAAGAAGATGCTCTTATCATGCTTTTAAAATTAGAGGAATAAATGAAACTTAGAAAAAAATCAGAAAAGGGAATAATAGATTCTTATATAGGAAAAACTGTCAATCTCAAGGGGATTCTAAACTTCAAGGGTTCTCTAAAGATTGACGGAAAATTTGAAGGAGAGATTACCGCAGACGACACACTTATTGTAGGTGAAAGTGGGAATGTAAAGGCCGAGATAAAGGGAGAAACCGTTATTAACAAAGGCAAGATATTTGGCAACATAGAGGCAACCAAAAAAATTTCCTTTCATTCTCAAAGTCTTTTATCGGGTAATATCCATACACCTTTATTATATGTGGAGGAAGGTACAGAATTCTACGGAAATTGTAAGATGCCAAAAACTGAGCAAAGGCAGACAATATCGACAGATATTGCAAGAAGACCGAGATTAATAAGATCCCCTCTTCTCATACTCATAACATTAATTTTGATTTCGATTTCTGTTTACTCCATCTTCTCCTTTTCCAATCTCTTTCCAAAAAAAGAAAAGAAATTCGAAAAGCAAAAGGCAGTGAGTTCAGAAGTTATAAAGATTACAGGTTCAGTTGAGGTGGGCTATAGACTCATAAAGGAAAATAGATTGCAAGAGGCGGCAGATGAATTTAAAAAGGTGATTGAAGCCAGACCAGATAATATCAGCGCCTTGATGGGAATGGCGACCATCTATTCGAAAATGGGACAAGAATCTCAAACACAAATCCTTCTTAACGAGGTTATCAGGTTAAATCCACAATATCTGGAAGCCCATTATATCCTAGCCCTTCTCTATGAAAAAAGAGGCTTGATCAATAAGTCTTTATTCCATTATCAAAAAGTTGTCGAGATAGATCCTAAGCGTTATGATATCTTTTATAAAATTGGTGATATCTATAAAAATACAGGCCTTTTAGATGAATCGATTACGGCATATGAACAGGTCATCCGTCTTAAACCTGACGAAACAAAGGCCCTGTCATCCTTGGTTGAACTCTATCTAAAACAGAATTTAACTGAAAAGGCCATTCCAATTTTAGAAAAACTTATTGAATTAGAAC
This window of the Nitrospinota bacterium genome carries:
- a CDS encoding tetratricopeptide repeat protein; translation: MKLRKKSEKGIIDSYIGKTVNLKGILNFKGSLKIDGKFEGEITADDTLIVGESGNVKAEIKGETVINKGKIFGNIEATKKISFHSQSLLSGNIHTPLLYVEEGTEFYGNCKMPKTEQRQTISTDIARRPRLIRSPLLILITLILISISVYSIFSFSNLFPKKEKKFEKQKAVSSEVIKITGSVEVGYRLIKENRLQEAADEFKKVIEARPDNISALMGMATIYSKMGQESQTQILLNEVIRLNPQYLEAHYILALLYEKRGLINKSLFHYQKVVEIDPKRYDIFYKIGDIYKNTGLLDESITAYEQVIRLKPDETKALSSLVELYLKQNLTEKAIPILEKLIELEPDKNDNLMVLGDLYIKNNMKEKGLEIYQKIIEKDPKNIKVLFEMGNLFFEQGKYQKAISALKNLLNHEPDHAPSLNRLAWIYAIQEKNLDEGIRLSEKSLQLKPNTAGYLDTLAELYYKKNQYQKAIEIINQAIKLAPDRRYFYDQLKKFKNPLNK
- the rimI gene encoding ribosomal protein S18-alanine N-acetyltransferase; this encodes MNVIKERIDIDVVEMVEGDLNEVLEIEKTSFSSPWSKETFLIELKENEFSRILLAKAKDKSIYRGILGYCCYWIISDEIHITNIAIHSRYRRRGIGEQLLRFLIKEAIKIGAKLITLELRISNVSARALYKKLGFIPVAIRKKYYTIPKEDALIMLLKLEE
- a CDS encoding DEAD/DEAH box helicase, which produces IPSKKPIYKTSSYPLSDKIINYFIKNNITSLYSHQAIAFERISKGKNIAVITPTASGKTLVYNIPIFQSLVKDPSLRALYIFPLKALEQDQFKIMNELSSVLDRDIKIKSAVYDGDTSSYKRKKIREDLPHIIITNPDMVHFGLLPYHTKWERFFKKLQYIVIDELHTYRGIFGSHVAQVIRRLNRICQFYGSSPQYITSSATISNPQNLVEDLTGLKFEVIMENGAPKSGGHFIFMNPEGSPYTLAAKLFKDCLNSGLKTIMFTKARKITELLYTWVIQDHFEFSDKISSYRAGFLPEERREIEAKLSSGEMEGVISTSALEMGIDIGGLDVCILVGYPGTITSTWQRSGRVGRKDREFLIILIPQTDALDQYFISHPKDFFKRGFEEAVLDPNNEEIIKEHLVCAASEIPLSFSDPFFNIKRYKKEIEILEKEGKLLKSASGKEWFSYKNNPQKDINIRCVGEGFTIFEEKNKSLVGKLTGNRAYSEGHPGAIYLHKGKQYLITKLDIKQKNIDAKEVDLNYYTQPLSDTETEILKCMKRKRIKNFLINLGKLKVTEKITGYEKRRMIGQEILSTHPLDLTAQQFETIGIWIEIEDNLKDQIERERHNFMGTIHAVEHASIAIFPLFSMCDRYDMGGICYPFHPQVNKASIFIYDGYPGGIGLSKKGFEVIEDLLVSALRLIEECSCEEGCPSCVHSSKCGSGNKPLDKKGAKLILKELLGLKGDTPPVQKVTEKEIFKQEKKKGYDANHKNNKKILYFDIETQKSAEEVGGWNNKHLMRLAIGVIYDEIEGDYYTYDEKSVHQMIEKLKGAGLVIGFNIKGFDYAVLKGYTPFDFNQIKTIDILEDIYQYLGYRVSLSHLAQSTLNTEKIGNGLLSIKWFKQGNINKVIDYCKKDVELTRELFNFGVKNKYLIFEKREKGLVRIPVQWDLDNLL